In one window of Terriglobales bacterium DNA:
- a CDS encoding class I SAM-dependent methyltransferase — MSSPAATFRDPAGSLRIDDERVLRTVHPEYAEDCLNFLGSELAQNWIASGRLVETRILSSAPGEQLELEHQRVFFPSYPWEWTPSQWIAAAELTLDFAEQQLSIGRVLKDATPLNVLFEGSRPVFVDVLSTEARELENPLWMAYGQFVRTFLLPLAAYKYLGWPLAASLSRRDGYEPRDLYAHLSTLTRLLPAVFSHVTLPFLLEKKNANSTSAAKLKQRPEVALYMHRQRIKRLRRALRAFTPKMGASKWSAYPESASHYSSSDRDEKREFIERILYTAKPAHVLDIGANTGEYSRLAAHAGANVVAWDTDVAASEQNWRAACESRLPILPLIADAARPTPALGWQNAETSSLLDRARGRFDLVMMLGLIHHLLLIDQIPMAEIARLVNEFTTRWAVVEWVPATDVRFLDLCRGRDILYAHLDERAFLRSFTQYFEPVARKPLSNGRVLFFLLRNH; from the coding sequence TTGTCCTCCCCCGCTGCAACCTTTCGCGATCCCGCCGGCTCGCTTCGCATCGACGATGAGCGCGTGCTGCGTACAGTCCACCCAGAGTACGCCGAAGATTGCCTGAATTTCCTCGGTTCCGAATTGGCACAGAACTGGATTGCCAGCGGTCGTCTGGTAGAAACTCGTATTCTCTCGAGTGCGCCGGGCGAGCAACTCGAACTGGAACACCAGAGGGTTTTCTTTCCTTCCTATCCCTGGGAGTGGACGCCCAGCCAGTGGATCGCAGCCGCCGAACTCACACTCGACTTCGCCGAGCAGCAGTTGTCGATCGGCAGAGTGCTGAAGGACGCAACGCCGCTAAACGTCTTGTTTGAAGGCAGCCGACCGGTGTTTGTCGATGTCCTCTCCACCGAAGCCCGAGAGCTCGAAAATCCGTTGTGGATGGCCTATGGGCAATTCGTCCGCACATTTCTGCTACCGCTGGCTGCATACAAATATCTCGGATGGCCGCTGGCTGCGAGCCTCTCGCGGAGGGACGGGTATGAACCGCGCGATCTGTATGCTCATCTGTCTACATTGACACGACTTCTACCCGCAGTTTTTTCGCATGTGACTCTCCCATTCCTGCTTGAGAAGAAGAACGCAAACAGCACCTCCGCGGCAAAACTGAAACAGCGACCCGAAGTCGCGCTCTACATGCACCGGCAGCGCATCAAGCGCCTGCGGCGAGCGCTGCGTGCCTTTACTCCCAAAATGGGAGCATCAAAGTGGAGCGCTTACCCTGAGAGCGCCTCGCACTACAGCTCCAGCGACCGCGACGAAAAGCGCGAGTTCATCGAGCGGATTCTCTATACGGCCAAGCCAGCTCACGTGCTCGACATCGGCGCGAACACTGGCGAGTACTCGCGTTTAGCCGCGCACGCCGGAGCGAATGTGGTCGCCTGGGATACAGACGTTGCCGCCTCCGAGCAAAACTGGCGCGCAGCATGCGAGTCCCGGCTTCCCATATTGCCTCTGATTGCCGATGCCGCGCGACCTACTCCGGCTCTCGGTTGGCAAAATGCGGAGACCAGTTCGCTGCTCGATCGTGCCCGCGGACGGTTCGATTTGGTGATGATGCTCGGCCTCATTCATCATTTGTTACTCATCGACCAAATCCCAATGGCAGAGATCGCGCGTTTGGTAAATGAATTCACGACTCGCTGGGCGGTCGTCGAATGGGTTCCGGCAACGGACGTTCGCTTTCTCGACCTTTGCCGCGGACGCGATATCCTTTACGCGCATCTCGACGAACGCGCATTCCTCAGGAGCTTCACCCAGTATTTCGAACCGGTAGCGCGGAAGCCGCTGAGCAATGGGCGCGTACTCTTCTTCCTCCTGCGGAATCATTGA
- a CDS encoding sulfatase-like hydrolase/transferase, with protein MKAQHLLEGCGAAILILLAYLWPQISPSHAALYFSVLPVNTVSRGILIDLVVVALAWAAVTFLVARSDKENRSPAWTILLAIAVVVAVASVAKVAELRQRVPKPGILDAGVLLLGFAAWRWAPAVYTRSISVFRFALVLIGCCIFWMLPKLLFVAFHRPAPDAVSFRRPSGDPDASSERIVWILLDELSYQQVFEISHSNLKLPALHQLASESFSFSHLSAPGYYTAKVVPSLILGRQIAELESTLDGQAIIRTEKDSHWHALDPQQTLFAEAQRDGWTTGVAGWSNPYCRLLGSVLDSCFWYPDQFTPAYMYSHMSPQKSTIENALAPLSSSVRRLMHEKSKDPSSVDFHVRDAEGVLAPAVKLVADKDIRFAFVHMPVPHPPGVYDRATQQVRNGGSYLDNLALADRDLQALLDSLHSADLDRHTIVVVCSDHSWRIPLWRGAAWWTKEDEQAAQTGFDPRPVLLVHFPGQQQGTVVPQAMNSLVMHDAIADLLRGRISNATQFSHWIGDL; from the coding sequence ATGAAGGCGCAACACCTGCTCGAAGGCTGCGGCGCTGCAATCCTGATTTTGCTCGCATATCTCTGGCCGCAGATTTCGCCAAGCCATGCTGCGTTGTATTTTTCCGTGCTGCCGGTAAACACCGTTAGCCGCGGAATTCTGATCGATCTGGTCGTTGTGGCCCTCGCCTGGGCGGCGGTCACCTTCCTCGTTGCGCGCAGCGACAAAGAGAATCGCAGTCCCGCATGGACCATCCTGCTGGCCATCGCGGTAGTTGTTGCCGTCGCGTCGGTTGCGAAGGTTGCGGAGCTCCGGCAGCGAGTTCCCAAACCGGGAATTTTGGACGCAGGCGTCCTCCTCTTGGGGTTCGCTGCCTGGCGGTGGGCGCCAGCCGTCTATACTCGCAGCATCAGCGTGTTCCGCTTTGCCCTCGTTCTGATCGGATGCTGCATCTTCTGGATGCTGCCCAAGCTCCTCTTCGTCGCATTCCACCGACCTGCGCCGGATGCAGTTTCATTTCGGCGCCCGTCAGGCGATCCTGACGCAAGCAGCGAGCGCATCGTCTGGATTCTGCTCGACGAGCTCTCGTATCAGCAGGTGTTCGAGATTTCTCATTCGAATCTGAAGCTGCCGGCTCTTCACCAGCTCGCCAGCGAAAGCTTCTCCTTTTCGCATCTCAGCGCGCCCGGTTACTACACGGCCAAAGTCGTGCCGTCGCTGATTTTAGGCCGACAAATCGCGGAGCTGGAGAGCACGCTTGACGGTCAAGCAATCATCCGAACAGAAAAGGATTCTCATTGGCACGCCTTAGATCCACAGCAGACGCTCTTCGCCGAAGCGCAGCGCGATGGATGGACAACCGGCGTTGCGGGCTGGTCGAATCCATATTGTCGTCTGCTCGGCAGCGTGCTCGATTCGTGCTTCTGGTATCCCGACCAGTTCACGCCGGCTTACATGTACTCGCATATGTCGCCGCAAAAATCGACAATTGAAAATGCTCTCGCGCCGCTCAGCAGCTCAGTGCGCCGGCTGATGCACGAGAAGTCGAAAGATCCGAGTTCGGTAGACTTTCACGTTCGCGACGCAGAAGGCGTGCTTGCTCCAGCAGTGAAGCTTGTTGCCGACAAAGACATCCGCTTCGCGTTCGTGCATATGCCTGTGCCGCATCCCCCGGGCGTCTACGACCGAGCTACCCAGCAAGTTCGTAACGGCGGCTCGTATCTCGACAATCTCGCATTGGCCGACCGTGACCTGCAGGCGCTGCTGGATTCATTGCATTCGGCGGATCTAGATCGTCATACCATCGTAGTCGTCTGCTCGGATCATTCCTGGCGAATCCCGCTCTGGCGCGGCGCTGCGTGGTGGACCAAAGAAGACGAACAAGCCGCGCAGACCGGCTTCGATCCTCGTCCGGTCCTGCTCGTTCACTTCCCCGGCCAGCAGCAAGGGACCGTGGTCCCGCAGGCGATGAACAGCCTCGTCATGCACGACGCCATAGCCGATCTCCTGCGCGGCCGCATTTCGAATGCAACGCAGTTTTCCCATTGGATAGGCGACTTGTAA
- a CDS encoding DUF3536 domain-containing protein, whose amino-acid sequence MERYICIHAHFYQPPRENPWLETVEVQDSAYPFHDWNQRITSECYAPNAASRILDHEGCIAAITNNYAKISFNFGPTLLSWMETQEPEVYVAILEADRLSQERFSGHGSAIAQGYNHMILPLANNHDRYAQICWGIRDFESRFHRMPEGMWLPETAVDLPTLDIMAQLGLKFTILSPYQAWRYRRIGARAFRDASGGKIDPSRPYLVRLNEGRSITVFFYDGPISQAVAFEKLLNSGEQFANRLAGGFSDARDWPQLMHIATDGESYGHHHPHGDMALAYALQFIEEKGIAKLTNYGEYLEKHPAEHEVQIIEKSAWSCSHGVGRWFENCGCNSGGRGDWNQNWRGPLRHALDWLRDTVMSLYEQRGSQLFDDLWKARNDYIAVIVDRSNQSLDRFFAENSSHELTHEERVAALDLLEMQRHAMLMYTSCGWFFDELSGIETVQVIMYAGRVIQLAQKLSEYDDGEAIEAGFLERLQHALSNIPDYQNAAEMYRRWVKPAMVGLEQVAAHYAISSLFETGASKYSYTIEPADYQTFIYGKMQLAIGRAEVCSRVTHECGHYTFAVLHMGDHSLSAGVRVFAGDEAYKRTVQDLRQAFSRADIPGVIRALDKHFGGPTYSLKSLFRDEQRRIMDHILESTLREAEASLRGIYEHHAPLMRFLSDVKYPKPKALALAAEFVINASLQREFRAEFLDLGEVRNLLNQARDEGVQLDSAGLAYLMERKLNGLTEQLERHPRNLGLLKKISSLIDLLRELPFAVNLWKVENLYYQMSRTAYPKLREQGSAPGEWFDSFLELGCKLRIRVEAVPTMQMAIAT is encoded by the coding sequence ATGGAACGCTACATCTGCATCCACGCCCACTTCTACCAGCCACCCCGTGAAAATCCGTGGTTAGAAACGGTTGAGGTGCAGGATTCAGCATATCCATTTCACGACTGGAACCAGCGCATCACCAGCGAGTGTTACGCGCCGAACGCGGCCTCGCGCATTCTCGATCATGAAGGCTGCATTGCGGCGATCACGAACAACTATGCCAAAATCAGCTTCAACTTCGGCCCGACTCTCCTCTCCTGGATGGAAACTCAGGAGCCGGAAGTCTATGTCGCCATTCTTGAAGCAGACCGGCTGAGCCAGGAGCGATTCTCGGGTCACGGATCGGCGATCGCGCAGGGGTACAACCACATGATCCTGCCGCTGGCGAACAATCACGACCGTTACGCGCAGATCTGCTGGGGTATCCGCGACTTTGAGTCCCGCTTTCATCGCATGCCCGAAGGCATGTGGCTGCCGGAAACCGCTGTCGATCTCCCAACGCTCGACATCATGGCGCAACTCGGCCTGAAGTTTACGATCCTGTCGCCGTATCAAGCCTGGCGGTATCGCCGCATCGGCGCGCGCGCATTTCGCGATGCTTCTGGAGGAAAGATCGATCCTTCGCGTCCTTACCTGGTTCGGCTAAACGAAGGGCGTTCCATTACCGTCTTTTTTTATGACGGACCTATTTCGCAAGCGGTCGCCTTCGAGAAGCTTCTGAACAGCGGAGAGCAATTTGCGAATCGACTCGCGGGCGGATTCTCCGATGCGCGCGATTGGCCGCAGCTTATGCACATCGCCACCGACGGTGAGAGCTATGGGCATCATCATCCTCATGGCGACATGGCATTGGCCTATGCACTCCAGTTCATCGAAGAAAAAGGCATCGCGAAGCTAACGAATTATGGCGAGTACCTTGAAAAGCATCCTGCGGAGCATGAAGTCCAGATTATTGAGAAAAGTGCATGGAGCTGCTCTCACGGGGTAGGACGCTGGTTTGAGAACTGCGGCTGCAACTCCGGTGGACGGGGCGACTGGAATCAGAACTGGCGCGGTCCTCTGCGTCACGCGCTCGACTGGCTGCGGGACACGGTCATGTCGCTCTATGAGCAACGCGGCTCGCAGCTATTTGATGATCTATGGAAAGCACGGAATGACTACATCGCCGTAATCGTCGATCGTTCCAACCAGAGCCTCGACCGCTTCTTCGCTGAAAACTCAAGCCACGAACTCACGCACGAAGAGCGCGTTGCGGCACTCGATCTGCTGGAAATGCAACGCCACGCCATGCTCATGTACACGAGCTGCGGATGGTTCTTTGATGAGCTCTCCGGCATCGAGACCGTTCAGGTGATCATGTACGCAGGCCGCGTGATTCAGCTTGCGCAGAAGCTCTCGGAATATGATGACGGCGAGGCCATCGAAGCGGGATTTCTAGAGCGTTTGCAGCACGCGCTCAGTAACATTCCTGATTACCAGAATGCCGCAGAAATGTACCGCAGGTGGGTGAAGCCCGCCATGGTGGGCCTGGAGCAAGTGGCCGCGCATTATGCCATCAGTTCCCTTTTTGAAACCGGAGCGTCAAAGTACTCCTACACCATCGAGCCTGCCGATTACCAGACGTTCATCTACGGGAAGATGCAGCTTGCCATCGGCCGAGCGGAGGTGTGCTCGCGCGTCACCCACGAGTGCGGACACTACACCTTCGCGGTCCTGCACATGGGTGACCACTCGCTCAGTGCAGGGGTGCGCGTCTTTGCCGGAGACGAGGCTTACAAACGCACGGTGCAGGATCTGCGCCAGGCATTCTCGCGCGCCGATATCCCAGGAGTTATCCGCGCGCTCGACAAGCACTTTGGCGGACCGACTTACTCGCTCAAATCTCTCTTCCGCGACGAGCAGCGGCGCATTATGGATCACATTCTCGAATCCACCCTGCGCGAAGCCGAAGCCAGCCTGCGCGGAATCTACGAACACCATGCGCCGCTCATGCGCTTTTTGTCCGATGTGAAGTATCCCAAACCGAAAGCTTTGGCTCTCGCGGCCGAGTTCGTGATCAACGCCTCACTGCAGCGCGAGTTTCGTGCCGAGTTTCTCGATCTTGGCGAGGTTCGAAATCTGCTCAACCAGGCGCGCGATGAAGGAGTGCAGCTCGATTCTGCAGGGCTCGCATATCTCATGGAGCGCAAACTCAATGGGCTTACCGAGCAGCTCGAACGCCATCCCAGGAACCTCGGCCTGCTGAAAAAGATTTCTTCTTTGATCGATCTTTTGCGCGAGTTGCCGTTTGCAGTCAACCTCTGGAAGGTCGAAAATCTCTATTACCAGATGTCCCGTACGGCGTATCCCAAGCTGCGCGAACAGGGCAGCGCGCCGGGCGAGTGGTTTGACAGTTTCCTTGAGCTCGGATGCAAACTTCGCATTCGAGTAGAAGCGGTACCCACGATGCAGATGGCCATCGCCACCTGA
- a CDS encoding SDR family NAD(P)-dependent oxidoreductase, giving the protein MDLLDRLDVHIPSQAKKILIGAAAVTAGGLILGAAAAGIAASTLARRRDNFSLHGKTVFITGGSRGLGLAMAEEFARRGAQVAICARDEEELERARQTIEREAGGSVMTFVCDVSDREQVESTVLKVQSHFGALDVLVNNAGIIAVGPVENQNLEDFEEAMKINFWSQVYATLAALPEMRRRGEARIVNITSIGGKVSVPHLLPYSCSKFAAVAFSEGLRSELGKTDVKVVTVVPGLMRTGSHINAEFKGKHSQEFTWFSLSGTNPMTSINVKRAAKQIVDATQSGRAELIISWQAELLARFHGLAPGLTTEILSLVNRTLPSAGDSDEKRKGKDSHNAVTKSPLTALGEMAAKRYNQKPA; this is encoded by the coding sequence ATGGACCTGCTCGATCGCCTCGATGTTCATATTCCTTCCCAAGCGAAGAAGATTCTGATCGGCGCCGCCGCGGTTACGGCAGGAGGTCTCATTTTGGGAGCGGCTGCTGCAGGAATCGCGGCATCCACCTTGGCGCGCCGACGCGATAACTTTTCGCTGCACGGTAAGACGGTGTTCATCACCGGCGGCTCGCGCGGGCTTGGGCTTGCGATGGCGGAGGAGTTCGCGCGCCGCGGCGCACAGGTAGCGATCTGCGCCCGGGACGAAGAAGAGCTGGAACGCGCGCGTCAAACTATCGAACGTGAAGCCGGCGGGTCGGTGATGACTTTCGTCTGCGACGTCTCCGATCGCGAGCAGGTGGAGAGCACGGTTCTGAAGGTTCAGAGCCATTTCGGCGCGCTCGATGTGCTCGTAAATAATGCGGGCATCATCGCCGTCGGTCCGGTCGAGAACCAGAATCTCGAAGACTTCGAAGAGGCGATGAAGATCAACTTCTGGAGCCAGGTGTACGCCACCCTTGCTGCCCTGCCCGAAATGCGCCGGCGCGGCGAAGCGCGCATTGTGAACATCACCTCAATCGGCGGCAAAGTGAGCGTGCCCCATCTGCTGCCCTATAGCTGCTCGAAGTTCGCGGCGGTCGCGTTTTCGGAAGGCCTCCGCTCAGAACTCGGCAAAACGGATGTGAAGGTCGTGACGGTAGTTCCGGGACTCATGCGCACCGGCTCACACATCAACGCCGAATTTAAAGGCAAACACAGCCAGGAGTTCACCTGGTTCAGCCTGAGCGGCACCAATCCGATGACGTCGATCAATGTGAAGCGCGCGGCGAAGCAGATCGTCGATGCGACTCAAAGCGGACGCGCTGAGCTGATTATTTCATGGCAGGCGGAGCTGCTGGCGCGCTTCCACGGACTCGCGCCCGGGCTCACCACGGAGATCCTGAGCCTGGTGAATCGCACACTGCCCAGCGCCGGCGATTCCGACGAAAAGCGCAAAGGCAAGGACAGCCACAACGCCGTAACGAAGTCACCGCTGACGGCGCTCGGCGAAATGGCAGCTAAGCGCTACAACCAGAAGCCCGCGTAA
- a CDS encoding SDR family oxidoreductase, with the protein MAIKSRKTQSKSKAGEQQKSEKKTKGTVMQFPASKGRQHEPKSPLPSQHQPRPGIEAKMEPKPRYQAPLYKGSEKLKNKVALITGGDSGIGRSVAVLYAREGANVAIVYLAEEQQDADETRKAVEKEGRECLLIPGDVKDAVFCRRAVAQTVRKFGKLDVLVNNAAYQHRQEGLEQLSEEQWEKTFRTNIFGYFYMAKAALPHLKPGSAIVNTGSETGLEGNKKLLDYASTKGAINAFSKSLAQNLVEKGIRVNCVAPGPVWTPLNVADKPAEEVGKHGEDVPMGRPAQPEEVAPAYVFFAAEACSSYITGEVLSIMGGETTAA; encoded by the coding sequence ATGGCCATCAAATCCCGCAAAACTCAGTCAAAATCCAAAGCCGGCGAGCAGCAAAAATCAGAAAAGAAGACCAAGGGAACAGTGATGCAGTTCCCGGCCAGCAAAGGACGGCAGCACGAGCCGAAATCCCCGTTGCCTTCGCAGCATCAGCCGCGTCCCGGCATCGAGGCCAAAATGGAACCGAAGCCGCGCTATCAGGCTCCCCTCTACAAAGGTTCCGAGAAGTTAAAGAACAAAGTCGCGCTGATCACTGGCGGCGATTCCGGCATCGGCCGCTCCGTTGCTGTGCTCTACGCGCGTGAAGGCGCCAACGTCGCGATCGTGTACCTCGCCGAAGAGCAGCAGGATGCAGACGAAACCAGGAAAGCAGTCGAAAAAGAAGGACGCGAGTGCCTGCTGATTCCGGGCGACGTGAAAGACGCCGTCTTCTGCCGACGCGCGGTCGCGCAAACCGTTCGCAAGTTCGGCAAACTCGATGTCCTCGTCAACAACGCTGCTTATCAGCATCGCCAGGAGGGCCTGGAGCAGCTCAGCGAAGAGCAGTGGGAGAAGACCTTCCGCACCAACATCTTCGGCTACTTCTATATGGCCAAAGCGGCTCTGCCGCATCTGAAGCCTGGCAGCGCGATCGTGAACACCGGTTCTGAAACAGGACTCGAAGGCAACAAGAAGCTCCTCGACTATGCCAGCACGAAAGGCGCTATTAACGCGTTTTCGAAATCGTTGGCGCAGAACCTGGTCGAGAAAGGCATTCGCGTGAACTGCGTGGCGCCGGGCCCCGTCTGGACTCCGCTCAATGTCGCCGACAAACCGGCCGAAGAAGTCGGCAAGCATGGCGAAGATGTGCCCATGGGCCGTCCGGCACAGCCGGAAGAAGTCGCGCCGGCGTATGTGTTCTTCGCGGCGGAAGCGTGTTCGAGTTATATCACCGGAGAAGTGCTTTCCATTATGGGAGGCGAAACCACAGCGGCGTGA
- a CDS encoding ABC transporter substrate-binding protein yields MKRICLLLAAITSLVALSLAATRPHYGGTLRLEMRGTFSSFDIAPDSNGNRSRVRDIVLRSVCDRLTAIDATGTPRPSLATAWRVEGEGRTWLFTLRDGVAMQNGTTMTPQTVIAALTAQNPNWHFQINGKELRIDSDAPIPEMPFELAESRNSICIAGADGRWIGSGPFQISDFRAGQYVELQAFDDSWQGRAFVDRVRIQMTRSLADQVNDFQLARADAIESDPTQPRPTNSSTGIFSRPLEVIALAFTPNHPAASDPRIREALARSIDRNSIFTVLLRRQGEASAALLPEWISGYAHLFNSAQDLGSAVRLRNQAAALSTLSLVYDGADDLARLIAERVSLNARDAGITLQPRPESPMFRSFDADVRLIRVRIESPDAASALASIGNALDNATLQRARSATTADQLFSVENDALKDFSIIPIAHLPESFSIAPAVHDWTLGIAGGVDLGNLWMEPPR; encoded by the coding sequence ATGAAGCGTATCTGCTTACTCCTCGCTGCAATTACTAGCCTGGTTGCGCTCTCCCTTGCGGCTACGCGCCCGCATTACGGCGGCACGTTGCGGCTGGAGATGCGAGGAACGTTTTCGTCGTTCGATATTGCTCCGGATTCAAATGGCAACCGCTCTCGTGTGCGGGATATCGTTTTGCGCAGTGTCTGCGATCGGCTGACCGCAATCGACGCCACTGGTACGCCCCGACCCTCGCTGGCAACCGCGTGGCGCGTCGAGGGGGAAGGGCGAACATGGCTGTTCACACTGCGCGATGGAGTCGCAATGCAAAACGGGACGACGATGACGCCGCAGACGGTGATCGCGGCGCTCACTGCGCAAAATCCAAATTGGCATTTCCAGATTAACGGCAAGGAACTTCGCATCGATAGTGACGCCCCCATTCCGGAAATGCCGTTCGAGCTTGCCGAGTCGCGCAACTCCATTTGCATAGCTGGGGCTGACGGCCGCTGGATCGGCAGCGGGCCTTTTCAGATCTCAGATTTCCGAGCCGGGCAGTACGTCGAACTGCAGGCATTCGACGACTCCTGGCAGGGTCGCGCGTTTGTCGATCGCGTCCGCATTCAGATGACCAGGTCGCTCGCGGACCAGGTCAATGATTTCCAGCTCGCCCGTGCCGACGCCATTGAGAGCGATCCGACTCAACCTCGTCCGACGAACAGTTCTACGGGAATATTTTCTCGACCTCTCGAGGTCATCGCTCTCGCGTTTACACCAAATCATCCTGCAGCGTCTGATCCGAGAATCCGCGAGGCGCTTGCGCGATCCATCGATCGCAATTCCATCTTCACCGTGCTGCTGCGCCGTCAAGGCGAAGCCAGCGCCGCGCTGCTTCCAGAATGGATCTCAGGATATGCACATCTCTTCAATTCAGCGCAGGATCTCGGAAGTGCAGTGCGACTGCGCAATCAGGCGGCCGCGCTCTCAACGTTGTCGCTGGTCTATGACGGGGCAGACGATCTTGCGCGCCTGATTGCTGAACGCGTCTCACTCAATGCTCGCGATGCGGGGATCACGCTCCAGCCGCGTCCGGAATCGCCGATGTTCCGCAGCTTCGACGCTGACGTTCGTCTCATTCGCGTGCGCATTGAATCACCCGATGCCGCGTCGGCCCTTGCGTCAATCGGCAATGCCCTCGATAACGCGACCTTGCAGCGGGCGCGATCGGCCACAACTGCCGATCAACTATTCTCTGTCGAAAATGACGCGCTGAAGGATTTCTCGATTATTCCGATCGCGCACCTTCCTGAGTCGTTCAGCATCGCTCCGGCAGTGCACGACTGGACTTTGGGCATCGCCGGCGGTGTCGATTTGGGAAATCTCTGGATGGAGCCGCCAAGGTGA